DNA sequence from the Cyanobium sp. WAJ14-Wanaka genome:
TCTGAGCTGCCATCGGGCCTTTCAATATGGGCCTGCAACATCATCCGACGCTCCAGGGCGTAGCGCTCGTCGCGGAGGCGTTGCCAGAGGCAATCGGCCTCACCGGAGAGTTGCAACAGGCGCCGCTCATGGGTCAGAAAACCCAGGTGCCCGCCCACGTTGAAGCAAAGGATCGGCACCCCCAGGGGAGCCAAGTGGCGGGCGGCCCCAAGCACCGTGCCATCTCCACCGAGCACCAGGGCCAGATCCGGCAGGGAGGGCTCCGTGGCCAGCAAACCGGGGAAGGGATTGGAGGTGAGGCCGCTCTGGGCCATCACCACCTGGGTACCGAGGGAGCGCAGGTCTTCTGCGCAGCGCTTGGCCTGGCGCTGCGCAGCCTGGCTGCCGGAGCGCGTGATCAACCAAACCCGCTCAAGCTGCATGGTGCTGGAAGTGTGGCTGGCTCACCAGCGCAACAGGTTGAAGCGCTCCATGTCCACCGTTTCCCGGTTGCGATACAGGGAGAGCAGGATCGCCAGGCCAACCGCCGCTTCTGCTGCCGCCACCGTGATCACAAAAATCGCGAACACCTGGCCCCGGATCAGCTGGCCATCCATGTAATCGGAGAAGGCCATCAAATTGATATTCACCGCATTCAGCATCAACTCAATGCTCATCAGCACCCGCACGGCATTGCGGCTGTTGATCAAACCCCACACCCCAGTACAGAACAAAATCGCAGCCACCACCAGGTAGGCCTGCAGGGGAATGCCGTTGGAGAAGCTTGCGTCCATCAGAGGGGAGGGGGTAAGGAAGGTTAAACCGAAGATTTATCGACCAGCAAGGGCGTGCGGGACTTTTCCAAAAGACCCTGATCCGCAGGCTCACCAGTGATCACATCACTGCTGCTGACATCGCGGCGGGCCAACACAATTGCACCGATCATCGCCATTAGCAGCAGTACGGAAGCCAATTCAAATGGCAACAGGTAGTCGCTGAAAAGATGCTCGCCAATCCTGATCGTGGCGTCTTCCCCCACCGGAATTGGGCCGGGCAGGTTCCAGGCGGTGGTGAAGGCAACCCGGATCAGGAGCACCAGCAAGCCACCACAGACAGCCCCGGATAAAACGCGGCGCAGGGCCAGGCCAGGGATGGCCTCGAGGGTTTCCTTTTTATTAACGAGCATGATCGCAAAGAGGATCAGCACGTTCACGGCGCCCACGTATACGAGCACCTGGGCTGCCGCCACAAAGCTGGCGTTAAGCATCAGGTAGAGGCCAGCTACGGACAGGAAAACACCGCCCAAAAGGAAGGCTGAGTAGACGATGTTGGGCAGCAGCACCACTCCAAGGGCGCCAATTACGAGGGCGGCCGAGAGCAGCACAAAACAAATCAGCTGGGTGGTGATGGCAATAGTCATCAGGGTTTCACTTCAGCTGCGGGCAGGCTGCCGGCCCGTGGGGCCGTATCCGGCACTCCATGGGGGTCCATTTCGCCCTTGGGCAGATAGGCCAGTTCCCGCAGGGCAAAGACCGCGGGATCACTGGTGACGCTGGTGGGTAGACGGCCCAGGGCAACGTTGTCGAAATTGAGGCTGTGGCGATCAAAGGTGGCCAGCTCGTATTCCTCCGTCATCGAAAGGCAATTGGTGGGGCAGTACTCCACGCAGTTGCCACAGAAAATGCATACCCCGAAATCGATCGAGTAGTTGCGCAGTTCCTTTTTCTTGGTCGCCTTATTCATCACCCAATCCACCACCGGCAGATTGATCGGGCAGACCCGCACACACACCTCGCAGGCGATGCACTTGTCGAATTCGTAGTGGATCCGGCCCCGGTAGCGCTCCGAAGGGATCAGCTTTTCGTAGGGGTACTGGACCGTGATCGGCCTGCGGCGCAGGTGGTCAAAGGTGACCGATAGCCCCTGGGCTAGGTACTGGCTTGCCCCAACCGCATCGCGGGTGTAGTCGCCGACTTTCTTGAGGAACCCGAACATGGAATGGGGGGGAAAGGGCGGGGGGAACCAAAGCTCCCCCCATGATGACTGGCTAGGGCCTTACCCGCCGAAAACTGCCGGGAAGGCAAGCTTGAGGGCGGCGGTTACGAGCAAATTGGCCAGGGCAATGGGCAGCAGAAACTTCCAGCCCAGGTCGAGTAGCTGGTCGATCCGCACCCGGGGCACGGTCCAGCGCAGCAGGATCGCGAAAAAGACCAGAAGGTAGGCCTTCAGCACGGTCATAACAATGCCAACGGAGGCCGTAATCACCTGCACCACTGGGGCATCCAGGGGCTGACCCAGCCAGCCGGCCAGCCACTCCACTGGGATGGGGAATCCCCAACCACCCAGGTAAAGCACCGAGACCAGCAGTGCCGAAAGCACCAGGTTGATGTAGCTGCCCAGGTAGAAGAGGGCAAACTTCATGCCCGAATACTCGGTCTGGTAGCCGGCCACCAGCTCCTCTTCCGCCTCTGGCAGGTCGAAGGGCAGGCGCTCGCACTCGGCCAGGGCACAGATCCAGAAGATCACAAAGCCCACCGGCTGGCGCCAGATGTTCCAGCTGAGGATGCCGGCTCCGTTCTGCTGATCAACGATCGCAACGGTGCTGAGGGAGTTGCTCATCATCACCACCGCCAGCACCGCCAGGGCCAGGGGTATTTCGTAGCTAATCGACTGGGCCGCAGCCCGCAATCCCCCCAGCAGGGAATATTTGTTGTTGGAGGCGTAGCCACTCATCAACAGGCCAATGGGCTGGATGCTGCTGAGGGAAACCCAGAGGAAGATCCCCACGCCCACATTGCTGATCAGCATGTGCTGACCAAAGGGCACCACCAACCAGCTCAAGATCACCGGCACAAGCACCAGGATTGGCCCGAGGGTGAACAGCAAGCCGTCCGCCCTGGCTGGGATTACATCCTCCTTAAACAACAGCTTCAGGCCATCGGCCATGGGCTGAAGAATGCCTAGGGCGCCCGCATATTCAGGCCCGATGCGCTGCTGCACGGCGGCGGAGATCTTGCGCTCCAGCCAGACGTTCACCAGCACGCCGACCACGGCGGACACCAACACCAACAGCATTGGTAGGGGCAACCACAGCAGGTGTGCCGCGCCTGGGCTGAGGCCCAAGCCGGATAGGGCCTGCTCAAAGCTGGCCTGCAAATCAAGGCCCCCTTGCACCACGCCAGGGGCGAGAGCCGGGTTGCTCACCATTGGGGTTGTTCAGATTTGAGCAACTTAGCGGGCCCCTTGGGGAAGCCATGGTCTTTCGGCATGGCCTGTGTAGATCTGGGTAGGGCGGTAGATGCGGTTGGCCCCGAGTTGCTCCTTCCAATGGGCCAACCAGCCGGCCGTGCGGGCAATGGCAAAAATTGGGGTAAAGAGGTCTTCGGGGATGCCCAACTTGCGATATACAAGCCCTGAATAAAAGTCGACGTTGGGGAAAATCCCCTTTGGGCCAAGCCGATTAGCGGCTACTGCTTCGAGCTTGCGGGCCCTGTCATAGAGGGGATCGTGGCCGAATTTGTCGAAGAGCTGTTCGGCCAACTTCTGGAGAATTCCGGCCCGGGGATCCTTGACCTTGTATTCCCGATGGCCAAAACCCATAATTTTTTGCTTCTCGGCCATCGCCCGTTCCAGCCAGGGCTCCACCTGGTCTTCGCTGCCGATCTGCTCCAGCATTGTGAGCACGTCCTCATTGGCACCGCCATGGAGCGGGCCTGCCAGGGTTCCCACAGCCGAGGCCACCACCGCGT
Encoded proteins:
- the nuoH gene encoding NADH-quinone oxidoreductase subunit NuoH; the encoded protein is MQGGLDLQASFEQALSGLGLSPGAAHLLWLPLPMLLVLVSAVVGVLVNVWLERKISAAVQQRIGPEYAGALGILQPMADGLKLLFKEDVIPARADGLLFTLGPILVLVPVILSWLVVPFGQHMLISNVGVGIFLWVSLSSIQPIGLLMSGYASNNKYSLLGGLRAAAQSISYEIPLALAVLAVVMMSNSLSTVAIVDQQNGAGILSWNIWRQPVGFVIFWICALAECERLPFDLPEAEEELVAGYQTEYSGMKFALFYLGSYINLVLSALLVSVLYLGGWGFPIPVEWLAGWLGQPLDAPVVQVITASVGIVMTVLKAYLLVFFAILLRWTVPRVRIDQLLDLGWKFLLPIALANLLVTAALKLAFPAVFGG
- a CDS encoding NADH-quinone oxidoreductase subunit J, which produces MTIAITTQLICFVLLSAALVIGALGVVLLPNIVYSAFLLGGVFLSVAGLYLMLNASFVAAAQVLVYVGAVNVLILFAIMLVNKKETLEAIPGLALRRVLSGAVCGGLLVLLIRVAFTTAWNLPGPIPVGEDATIRIGEHLFSDYLLPFELASVLLLMAMIGAIVLARRDVSSSDVITGEPADQGLLEKSRTPLLVDKSSV
- the nuoK gene encoding NADH-quinone oxidoreductase subunit NuoK, with the translated sequence MDASFSNGIPLQAYLVVAAILFCTGVWGLINSRNAVRVLMSIELMLNAVNINLMAFSDYMDGQLIRGQVFAIFVITVAAAEAAVGLAILLSLYRNRETVDMERFNLLRW
- the ndhI gene encoding NAD(P)H-quinone oxidoreductase subunit I, with protein sequence MFGFLKKVGDYTRDAVGASQYLAQGLSVTFDHLRRRPITVQYPYEKLIPSERYRGRIHYEFDKCIACEVCVRVCPINLPVVDWVMNKATKKKELRNYSIDFGVCIFCGNCVEYCPTNCLSMTEEYELATFDRHSLNFDNVALGRLPTSVTSDPAVFALRELAYLPKGEMDPHGVPDTAPRAGSLPAAEVKP